A single genomic interval of Stenotrophomonas sp. ZAC14D1_NAIMI4_1 harbors:
- a CDS encoding 6-phosphofructokinase, protein MRNGTLLYAQSGGVTAVINATAAAVIEQARAKGIKVLAARNGILGALREELIDTSKESAAAIRALAHTPGGAFGSCRVKLKSLEADRARYDRLLEVLRAHDVRWFLYNGGNDSADTALKVSLLAKASGYDLTCIGVPKTIDNDLAVTDTCPGFGSAAKYTAVSVREAALDVAAMAETSTRVFIYEAMGRHAGWLAAAAGLAGNGEDEAPHIILLPERAYDEATFLAKVKAVVERVGYCVVVASEGIATADGRFVADAGGSKDSFGHSQLGGVAAHLAGRVKDQLGLKVHWALPDYLQRSARHLASKTDWEQAQAVGKAAVQLALKGQNGVMPVIVRSSDAPYRWKIEAAPLAKIANHEKKMPASFIRRDGFGITAKARAYLSPLIKGEAPLPYGSDGLPKYVTLKNVAVKQKLAAFEG, encoded by the coding sequence ATGCGCAACGGTACCCTCCTCTACGCCCAGTCCGGCGGCGTCACGGCGGTCATCAACGCCACCGCAGCGGCGGTCATCGAGCAGGCCCGGGCCAAGGGCATCAAGGTCCTGGCCGCCCGCAACGGCATCCTCGGCGCCCTGCGCGAGGAGCTGATCGACACCAGCAAGGAGAGTGCCGCCGCCATCCGCGCCCTGGCCCACACCCCGGGCGGCGCCTTCGGGTCGTGCCGGGTCAAGCTGAAATCGCTGGAGGCCGACCGGGCCCGTTACGACCGCCTGCTGGAGGTACTGCGCGCCCACGACGTGCGCTGGTTCCTCTACAACGGCGGCAACGACTCGGCCGACACCGCGCTGAAGGTCTCGCTGCTGGCCAAGGCCTCCGGCTACGACCTGACCTGCATCGGCGTACCCAAGACCATCGACAACGACCTGGCCGTGACCGACACCTGCCCGGGCTTCGGCTCGGCGGCCAAGTACACCGCGGTTTCCGTGCGCGAGGCCGCGCTGGACGTGGCGGCGATGGCCGAGACCTCCACCCGCGTCTTCATCTACGAAGCAATGGGCCGCCATGCCGGCTGGCTGGCCGCCGCCGCGGGCCTGGCCGGCAACGGCGAGGACGAGGCCCCGCACATCATCCTGCTGCCCGAGCGTGCCTATGACGAGGCCACCTTCCTGGCCAAGGTCAAGGCCGTGGTCGAGCGCGTCGGCTACTGCGTGGTGGTGGCCTCCGAAGGCATCGCCACCGCCGACGGCCGCTTCGTCGCCGATGCCGGCGGCAGCAAGGACTCCTTCGGCCATTCGCAGCTGGGCGGCGTCGCCGCGCACCTGGCGGGCCGGGTCAAGGACCAGCTGGGCCTCAAGGTGCACTGGGCCCTGCCCGATTACCTGCAGCGCTCGGCCCGGCACCTGGCCAGCAAGACCGACTGGGAACAGGCGCAGGCGGTGGGCAAGGCGGCCGTGCAGCTGGCACTGAAGGGCCAGAACGGGGTGATGCCGGTGATCGTGCGCAGCAGCGATGCACCCTACCGCTGGAAGATCGAGGCCGCGCCGCTGGCGAAGATCGCCAACCACGAGAAGAAGATGCCCGCCAGCTTCATCCGCCGCGATGGTTTCGGCATCACCGCCAAGGCGCGCGCCTATCTGTCGCCGCTGATCAAGGGCGAAGCCCCCCTGCCCTACGGCAGCGACGGCCTGCCGAAGTACGTCACCCTCAAGAACGTGGCGGTGAAGCAGAAGCTGGCCGCCTTCGAAGGTTGA
- a CDS encoding bifunctional DedA family/phosphatase PAP2 family protein gives MDSSWIDATLAWIAAHPVLAGAVIFLIAFCDAVIILGAIVPALPLLFAVGVFIGLGQISGPYAVAAAALGAFAGDGISYWIGRRWGDRLRGVWPFSRYPQLLDRGENLFRRNAFKSILIARYVGAIRPFVPAIAGMLKMPASRYVQASGIASLSWAVLFLAPGWILGEAYDAVAAVAGRLVVVVGLLMVILGLVWAIVLYGYRWSAARMDHWLARLLDWSNRHPTLGRYTVGVLDPKRRESVPLAMLALMLLLLGWGWFALLTVVVAHGEPLAIDLLVHQAMLALRNPLADYPMAALASLGAWQVLMPATAAAMGYLVWRRRWMAAAHWLAALAFGLALTKLLGTTVDVVRPVDASSGFGFPSVSVTMATITFGFFAVLIAREMPGRTRVWPYLVSGIVVSLIGFSRLYLGAHWLSDVIGGMLFGTFWLLVLGIAYRRRFNRSFWVKPVAWLFYGVFAVAAMWYAPRNIPVKLERFEPTLPAPTAIDMQAWWQHDWAKLPARRNEFDDDQRWPLDVQVAGPLAPLQAQLQARGWTVQAQAGWEEALLMLDKNTGADELPVLPATLETRVEALLMVRQGAKPDERYVLRLWQAPGQLQPGDVPLWLGSAQTLRYERHFEWIGMWHPVRGIDPAFNAVKDAVQGMPQHEDVHAETGLPVLRLKTQP, from the coding sequence ATGGACTCTTCATGGATCGACGCCACCCTCGCGTGGATTGCCGCCCATCCCGTACTCGCGGGCGCGGTTATTTTTCTGATCGCCTTCTGCGATGCGGTCATCATTCTCGGTGCCATCGTGCCGGCGCTGCCCCTGCTGTTCGCAGTGGGCGTGTTCATCGGCCTGGGGCAGATCTCCGGGCCGTATGCCGTGGCCGCGGCGGCGCTGGGTGCGTTTGCCGGTGATGGCATCAGCTATTGGATCGGCCGCCGCTGGGGCGACCGCCTGCGTGGGGTCTGGCCGTTCAGCCGCTACCCGCAGCTGCTGGACCGTGGCGAGAACCTGTTCCGCCGCAATGCCTTCAAGAGCATCCTGATCGCGCGCTATGTCGGCGCCATCCGGCCGTTCGTGCCGGCCATCGCCGGCATGCTGAAGATGCCGGCCAGCCGCTACGTGCAGGCCAGCGGCATCGCCAGCCTGTCCTGGGCGGTGCTGTTCCTGGCCCCGGGCTGGATCCTGGGCGAGGCGTATGACGCGGTTGCCGCTGTTGCTGGACGCCTGGTGGTGGTGGTCGGCCTGCTGATGGTCATCCTGGGCCTGGTCTGGGCCATCGTGCTGTACGGCTACCGCTGGTCGGCTGCGCGCATGGACCACTGGCTGGCGCGCCTGCTGGACTGGTCCAACCGCCACCCCACGCTGGGCCGCTACACGGTGGGCGTGCTCGACCCCAAGCGTCGTGAATCGGTACCGCTGGCGATGCTGGCGCTGATGCTGCTGTTGCTGGGCTGGGGCTGGTTCGCGCTGCTGACCGTGGTGGTCGCCCATGGCGAACCGCTGGCCATCGACCTGCTGGTGCACCAGGCCATGCTGGCCCTGCGCAACCCGCTGGCCGACTACCCGATGGCGGCACTGGCCTCGCTGGGCGCGTGGCAGGTGCTGATGCCGGCCACCGCCGCGGCCATGGGCTACCTGGTGTGGCGCCGACGCTGGATGGCCGCCGCGCACTGGCTGGCCGCACTGGCCTTCGGCCTGGCCCTGACCAAGCTCCTGGGCACCACCGTTGACGTGGTGCGCCCGGTCGATGCCAGCAGCGGCTTCGGCTTCCCCTCGGTGTCGGTGACCATGGCCACCATCACCTTCGGCTTCTTCGCGGTGCTGATCGCCCGCGAGATGCCCGGCCGTACCCGCGTCTGGCCGTACCTCGTCTCGGGCATCGTGGTCAGCCTGATCGGCTTCTCACGCCTGTACCTGGGCGCGCACTGGCTGAGCGACGTCATCGGCGGGATGCTGTTCGGCACGTTCTGGCTGCTGGTGCTGGGCATCGCCTACCGCCGCCGCTTCAACCGCTCGTTCTGGGTGAAGCCGGTGGCGTGGCTGTTCTACGGCGTCTTCGCGGTCGCGGCCATGTGGTACGCGCCGCGCAACATCCCGGTGAAGCTGGAACGCTTCGAACCGACCCTGCCGGCACCCACTGCGATCGACATGCAGGCCTGGTGGCAGCATGACTGGGCCAAGCTGCCGGCGCGCCGCAACGAGTTCGACGATGACCAGCGCTGGCCGCTGGACGTGCAGGTGGCCGGCCCGCTGGCGCCGTTGCAGGCACAGCTGCAGGCGCGCGGCTGGACCGTGCAGGCGCAGGCCGGCTGGGAAGAAGCGCTGCTGATGCTGGACAAGAACACCGGCGCCGACGAACTGCCGGTGCTGCCGGCCACGTTGGAAACGCGCGTGGAGGCCCTGCTGATGGTGCGCCAGGGCGCAAAGCCGGACGAGCGTTACGTGCTGCGCCTGTGGCAGGCACCGGGCCAGCTGCAGCCGGGCGACGTGCCGCTGTGGCTGGGCAGTGCACAGACCCTGCGCTACGAGCGTCACTTCGAGTGGATAGGGATGTGGCATCCGGTGCGTGGCATCGACCCCGCGTTCAATGCGGTGAAGGACGCCGTGCAGGGCATGCCGCAGCACGAGGACGTGCATGCCGAGACCGGGTTGCCGGTGCTGCGGTTGAAGACTCAGCCGTGA
- the mpl gene encoding UDP-N-acetylmuramate:L-alanyl-gamma-D-glutamyl-meso-diaminopimelate ligase: protein MSSVHILAIAGTFMGGVAALARELGHTVSGSDQAIYPPMSTQLEQLGIALDQGYRADSVPPGTAEVVIGNALSRGNPAVEAVLDAGQRYISGAQWLSEQVLPGRDTLAVAGTHGKTTTTTILTWLLESAGRSPGFLIGGVAEDFGVSARLGQGREFVVEADEYDTAFFDKRSKFVHYRPLVAILNNLEYDHADIFPDVEAIERQFHHLVRTVPARGRLIVNGEDAHLAKVLQMGCWTPVERFGFDPALEWHAELLAADGSAFRVHHRGQALGDVHWSLLGRHNVLNGLAALAAAHAVGVAPAEVIPALARFRSVKRRMEVIGSHDGITVYDDFAHHPTAIATTLEGLRAKVGDARIVVAMEPRSNSMRLGAHAQALAPSLGLADEVVFLHRPELAWDAAAVIAAVRGQAHAVPDTDALLAQLQSSARSGDHVVFMSNGGFDGAPRRFLAALQAR from the coding sequence ATGAGCAGCGTACATATCCTTGCAATCGCCGGCACCTTCATGGGTGGCGTGGCCGCCCTGGCACGGGAACTGGGCCACACGGTCAGCGGCAGCGACCAGGCCATCTATCCGCCGATGTCCACCCAGCTGGAGCAGCTGGGCATCGCCCTGGACCAGGGCTACCGCGCCGACAGCGTGCCGCCGGGCACCGCCGAGGTGGTGATCGGCAACGCCCTGTCGCGCGGCAATCCGGCCGTGGAAGCCGTGCTCGATGCCGGCCAGCGCTATATCTCCGGCGCCCAGTGGCTGTCCGAGCAGGTCCTGCCGGGTCGCGACACGCTGGCCGTGGCCGGCACCCACGGCAAGACCACCACCACGACCATCCTCACCTGGCTGCTGGAAAGCGCCGGGCGCTCGCCGGGCTTCCTGATCGGTGGCGTGGCCGAGGATTTCGGCGTCTCCGCCCGCCTGGGCCAGGGCCGCGAGTTCGTGGTCGAGGCCGATGAGTACGACACCGCCTTCTTCGACAAGCGCAGCAAGTTCGTGCACTACCGGCCGCTGGTGGCCATCCTCAACAACCTCGAATACGACCACGCCGACATCTTCCCGGACGTGGAGGCCATCGAGCGCCAGTTCCACCACCTGGTGCGCACGGTGCCCGCGCGTGGCCGCCTGATCGTCAATGGCGAGGACGCGCACCTGGCCAAGGTGCTGCAGATGGGCTGCTGGACCCCGGTCGAGCGCTTCGGTTTCGACCCGGCGCTGGAATGGCATGCCGAGCTGCTGGCCGCCGATGGCAGCGCGTTCCGCGTGCATCACCGTGGGCAAGCGCTGGGCGATGTGCACTGGTCACTGCTGGGCCGCCACAACGTGCTCAATGGCCTGGCCGCGCTGGCCGCCGCACATGCGGTGGGCGTGGCCCCCGCCGAGGTGATCCCCGCGCTGGCGCGCTTCCGCAGCGTCAAGCGCCGCATGGAAGTGATCGGCAGCCACGACGGCATCACCGTCTACGATGATTTCGCCCACCACCCCACGGCGATCGCGACCACGCTCGAAGGCCTGCGTGCCAAGGTCGGCGACGCGCGTATCGTGGTGGCGATGGAGCCGCGCAGCAATTCGATGCGGCTGGGTGCGCACGCGCAGGCGCTGGCGCCGTCGCTGGGACTGGCCGACGAAGTGGTGTTCCTGCACCGGCCGGAACTGGCCTGGGATGCCGCAGCGGTGATCGCTGCCGTGCGTGGCCAGGCCCATGCCGTGCCGGACACCGACGCGTTGCTGGCGCAGCTGCAGTCCAGCGCGCGCAGCGGTGACCACGTGGTGTTCATGTCCAACGGTGGCTTCGACGGCGCTCCGCGCCGCTTCCTCGCCGCCCTGCAGGCCCGATGA
- a CDS encoding DUF488 family protein — MALHVVRLGSPRTPGEGLRIGTVRRPPRGVARSEFARQDWYDVWFPTLAPSPELVKQAHGATTAADWNAFFRHYKAEMKAPDAAHALDLLAALSQHSDIAVGCYCEDEAHCHRTALRELLVARGAKLAGE; from the coding sequence ATGGCCCTGCATGTGGTCCGTCTTGGCAGCCCGCGCACGCCCGGTGAGGGCCTGCGCATCGGCACGGTGCGGCGGCCGCCACGTGGCGTGGCGCGCAGTGAATTCGCCCGGCAGGACTGGTATGACGTCTGGTTTCCGACCCTGGCCCCCAGCCCGGAGCTGGTGAAACAGGCCCACGGGGCGACGACCGCGGCGGACTGGAATGCCTTCTTCCGCCACTACAAGGCCGAAATGAAGGCGCCCGATGCGGCGCATGCACTGGATCTGCTGGCGGCGCTGTCGCAGCACAGCGACATCGCCGTGGGGTGCTACTGCGAAGACGAGGCGCACTGCCACCGCACGGCACTGCGCGAGCTGCTGGTTGCGCGCGGGGCGAAGCTGGCCGGGGAGTAG
- a CDS encoding LON peptidase substrate-binding domain-containing protein, whose translation MSTDVSLPLFPLHTTLVPGAAVGLRVFERRYLDLVRDTGRSGEGFGVCLILEGQEVGEPATPAAYGVQVRIEDFDVGADGVLQLRLRGTRRFHVERTRVRDNGLVVADVRWCEEDPDDELKPQHALLATVLGHIIEQAGEAYAPANPALLDQASWVGWRLAELLPLGEQQRLQLLQMDDPHQRLQQLLGWMP comes from the coding sequence ATGAGTACCGACGTTTCGCTGCCGCTGTTCCCGCTGCACACCACGCTGGTGCCCGGCGCGGCGGTTGGCCTGCGCGTGTTCGAGCGCCGCTACCTCGACCTGGTGCGTGACACCGGCCGCAGCGGCGAGGGCTTCGGCGTCTGCCTGATCCTGGAAGGGCAGGAAGTGGGGGAGCCGGCCACCCCGGCCGCCTACGGCGTGCAGGTGCGCATCGAGGATTTCGATGTCGGTGCCGATGGCGTGCTGCAGCTGCGCCTGCGCGGCACCCGTCGCTTCCATGTCGAGCGTACCCGCGTGCGCGACAACGGCCTGGTCGTGGCCGATGTGCGCTGGTGCGAAGAAGACCCCGATGACGAACTGAAGCCGCAGCACGCGCTGCTGGCCACGGTGCTGGGGCACATCATCGAGCAGGCGGGCGAGGCGTATGCGCCGGCGAACCCGGCGCTGCTGGACCAGGCCAGCTGGGTCGGCTGGCGGCTGGCCGAACTGCTGCCGCTGGGCGAGCAGCAGCGCCTGCAGCTGCTGCAGATGGACGACCCGCACCAGCGCCTGCAGCAGTTGCTGGGCTGGATGCCGTAA
- a CDS encoding adenylate kinase gives MRLVLLGPPGSGKGTQATRLKEKLGIAHISTGDMLRAEIAAGSELGKQAKAVMDAGNLVSDDILLGMLESRLTQADVAKGFILDGYPRNVAQANAMDGLLAKIGQPLDAVVQLDVATELLVERIAGRAQEQGRADDNPEAVRQRLQVYNDQTAPVVDFYAGRGTLARVDGVGDLDEIEARILAAIKG, from the coding sequence ATGCGATTGGTTCTGTTGGGACCGCCCGGTTCGGGCAAGGGGACGCAGGCGACGCGCCTGAAGGAAAAGCTGGGCATCGCCCATATTTCGACCGGTGACATGCTGCGCGCGGAAATCGCCGCGGGCTCGGAGCTGGGCAAGCAGGCCAAGGCGGTGATGGATGCCGGCAACCTGGTGTCCGACGACATCCTGCTGGGCATGCTGGAGTCGCGCCTGACCCAGGCCGATGTCGCCAAGGGCTTCATCCTGGACGGCTACCCGCGCAATGTGGCCCAGGCCAATGCGATGGACGGCCTGCTGGCCAAGATCGGCCAGCCGCTGGATGCCGTGGTGCAGCTGGACGTGGCCACCGAGCTGCTGGTCGAGCGCATCGCCGGCCGCGCCCAGGAACAGGGCCGCGCCGACGACAACCCGGAAGCGGTGCGCCAGCGCCTGCAGGTCTACAACGACCAGACCGCCCCGGTGGTCGACTTCTACGCCGGCCGTGGCACCTTGGCCCGCGTCGATGGCGTCGGTGACCTGGACGAGATCGAAGCCCGCATCCTGGCGGCGATCAAGGGCTGA